From the genome of Nicotiana tabacum cultivar K326 chromosome 17, ASM71507v2, whole genome shotgun sequence:
AACATCAATAGAGCAGCTGCATGCGACAGAAGCTATTCAGGGATGAACTACTAGCTCCAATCATCTTATTCATTGGTGCTACATTGAGCACCTAGctttcttcatattatttttcTTAGGATCGGAACTTGCTTATCAGACAAGTTCCTAGGAAAGCATCAATAGAGCAGCTTCATGTGACAGAAGCTATTCAGGGATGAACTACTAGCTCCAATCATCTTATTCATTGGTGCTACATTGAGCACTTAGCTTTCATCATATTGTTGTTCTTAGGATCGGAACTTgcttttggggggaggggggggggggagatcgGAAGCTTTATGTTTAAACTAGATCATTTCTGCAGACAGACATACTTTAGATATAGATCAGTAAACAATCACATTCGTTCTGCAGACTTAGAGTTGAGATAATACCTTTATTACATTCTCATCTTTTGTTTGGCGCATCAGAATTGACGTCTAGTTATCCTTCTTAACATGAGAGTATTACACAATGATTACAATCAATTGGAACATAAGTGAATCAAATAGCAAGTTTTGGATAAAGAAAATGCAATTAGATTTTCTCCAATCAGATAAGTAACATCATGAAATTTTGAAAGATAGTTAAGTTTGTGAGAGCAGAGCGTCTATCGGAAAGAACCTCTCTACctttataaggtaggggtaaggtctgcgtacacactaccctccccagaccccacttatgggattagGGTTTGATGTTAGTTAAGTTTGTAAGAGTTCCTCAGATGGGGATCTCATGTAGGAAATAGATCATAATGAAATCCAAAAGAACAGAAGCAAGATTCACAATTAGATGTTTCACGCAAACAGTTTCTTCATTTAAGATCTAAGCAACATATTACAAGTACTTGGTGAATAGTGAATACAAGTTTAAGGCTCGCTGATTTTACTAATGTTGATTGTAAATAGAAGATGTAATTGCACCTAAAATGGCCAAGAGAAACTCTTCTTCCTTCCTTTTTgatgattttaaattttaaaactgAATCAGTCAGTAATATTAATTGAAATAGAGCAAATTTCAGAAGTTCTGAAACAAGCATCGACCACATTCAGCTTACAAAACAACCAGTACAACTATAAAAGAACCCTATCACCAATAGGTGACCATACTACTTACACCAAAACAGAACCCtaataaaaagcaaaacaaaaagtTACAGGAGGCAACAGGTAATCTTATCTGTTATCACTAATATAATCAGCAACAGCGGTTACAgccaaatttataaattaatataaatTTATCCTTGTGTGTTTCATATTAATCTTCATGAAGTAGAATTAAAACCAGCAGTAACCACATAGGAAAAAAGAAATCATCTTGGGATTACAAAAACTCTGTAACATCATCAATTACAAGGTCTAAATTGCAATTCATAAtatgaaaagaattgaggaaatcTACAAGAATCAATTGCACACGATTGACTAacattttaagtgattttttttaaTAGGTACTAACCTTTTTAAGTGAAATAAGTTACAACAAACAGAATTATGACATTCAGTGGCAGCAAGATAAATCTTGTTCGATGACAGCTTACGCTAAATCACCACCACTCTGTTGCCACAAATTGATGATATCAGTGGCCTGGTTAAGGAGAATGATCATCTGCTTCTGGGATATCCAGGGCTTACTATCCAGCAAAACTTTAAGCTCCTCCCAAGCATCTTTTCTAGGCCAGAAATAATAAGGGCTCACAGGAACTGTACCATGACCAGGAATTACCTGGTCCAGCGCAATTCCAATGTTCTTGTCCATCCAAATAAACTTCAACACTATCCTAGGTTTCTCCATTGGCTTCACCATCACCCCGAGTTTATGTACATCCTACAGATTGTAACAgttataacaacaataccaagaGCAGCAAAATGAATCATACTAGATTATACTACTTAtaagatatatacatatatattatacaCACGCACACACAATGTGTGTGTTCACTCTGTCCCCTCAAAATTGGCACATTTTATAGTTAGAAAAAAGTTAATTTTCACATTCACATTTTGACATAGACATAAGCTGTTGAAGGTCCAACTGATTGCAAAAACAAATTGTTTGGTACAAGAATATATATGGTGATTTATGCAGACATAACTTTATGATTTCAAAGTCATCATCTTTTCGTCCATTCAAACAATGCCAAGCAATTTCAGATGAAGTATGTGtatctagagagagagagagagagagagagagagacctcTTTCTGAAGGAGAGCTGAGGGGGCAGAACCATCAGCTGAGGTTTCTTCCGCAAAAGCTACGGCACCGGCAGCTTTGGAAGCAAAAACG
Proteins encoded in this window:
- the LOC107796488 gene encoding small ribosomal subunit protein cS23: MMLSVATHSKVNLAHCAFSSHNLFPSKNIIFPKPRSYSPSFHISALNPKRNLGVFASKAAGAVAFAEETSADGSAPSALLQKEDVHKLGVMVKPMEKPRIVLKFIWMDKNIGIALDQVIPGHGTVPVSPYYFWPRKDAWEELKVLLDSKPWISQKQMIILLNQATDIINLWQQSGGDLA